The following proteins are encoded in a genomic region of Odocoileus virginianus isolate 20LAN1187 ecotype Illinois chromosome 14, Ovbor_1.2, whole genome shotgun sequence:
- the TMEM174 gene encoding transmembrane protein 174, protein MEQGCSRMEDFPLNVFSVTPYTPSAADIQVSDDDKAGATLLFSGIFLGLVGVTFTIMGWIKYQGVSHFEWTQLLGPILLSVGVTFILIAVCKFKMLSCQWCKESEERLPDPEQTAGGQSFVFTGINQPITFHGATVVQYIPPPYGSQEPMGMNPTYLPPVVNPCGLMPTGAVAATMPSPPQYYTIYPPENAAFVDDQDPPSFVDAGDGRSSPDAEQLEETPLGDEDSACFSPPPYEEICSPSR, encoded by the exons ATGGAGCAGGGCTGCAGCCGCATGGAGGACTTCCCTCTCAACGTGTTCTCCGTCACTCCGTACACACCCAGCGCCGCTGACATCCAGGTGTCCGACGACGACAAGGCGGGGGCCACCTTGCTCTTCTCGGGCATCTTCCTGGGACTGGTGGGGGTCACGTTCACCATCATGGGCTGGATCAAATACCAAGGGGTCTCCCACTTCGAATGGACCCAGCTCCTGGGGCCGATCCTGCTGTCGGTGGGGGTGACGTTCATCCTGATTGCCGTGTGCAAGTTCAAAATGCTGTCCTGCCAGTGGTGCAAAGAAAGTGAGGAGAGGCTCCCGGATCCGGAGCAGACGGCGGGAGGACAATCCTTTGTGTTCACTGGTATCAACCAACCCATCACCTTCCATGGCGCCACTGTGGTGCAGTATATCCCTCCTCCTTATGGCTCTCAAGAGCCTATGGGAATGAACCCCACCTACCTGCCGCCAGTGGTGAACCCATGTGGCCTCATGCCGACTGGAGCGGTGGCGGCCACCATGCCAAGCCCCCCTCAGTACTACACCATCTACCCTCCGGAGAATGCTGCCTTTGTTGACGACCAGGACCCCCCTTCCTTTGTGGACGCTGGAGATGGCAG GTCCAGCCCTGATGCTGAGCAGCTAGAAGAGACACCGCTGGGAGATGAGGACTCTGCCTGCTTCTCCCCTCCTCCATATGAGGAGATATGCTCCCCTTCTCGCTAG